One segment of Myxocyprinus asiaticus isolate MX2 ecotype Aquarium Trade chromosome 41, UBuf_Myxa_2, whole genome shotgun sequence DNA contains the following:
- the ropn1l gene encoding ropporin-1-like protein, translating to MPPPETMYCAQQINIPPELPDILKQFTKAAIRTQPQDVLEWATDYFSALSKGEALPVKERMEMPMATQKTDTGLTPGLLKILHQQLAHKEIITKEELLQKWKGLCLPFEQLDTILALGNFYENIDWMQFFALGCSALGGTIKSALKHACEILTEDHEGGAAQIPFDTFRSLYTYLAHLDGEIPKEQTDSFLLSLQEIAEHHGGMVQPSHFTGLCSM from the exons ATGCCACCTCCTGAAACAATGTACTGCGCCCAGCAGATCAACATTCCCCCAGAGCTGCCTGATATTTTAAAGCAGTTCACAAAAGCTGCAATCAGGACACAACCACAAGATGTGCTTGAATGGGCAACCGA CTATTTTTCAGCACTGTCAAAAGGTGAGGCCCTACCAGTCAAAGAGAGGATGGAAATGCCAATGGCAACTCAGAAAACTGACACAGGACTGACGCCAGGCCTTCTGAAGATCCTTCATCAACAG CTCGCACataaagaaatcattacaaaagAAGAGCTTCTTCAGAAGTGGAAAGGCCTGTGTTTGCCTTTTGAACAGCTGGACACAATCCTTGCCCTTGGTAACTTCTATGAAAATATCGATTGGATGCAGTTTTTTGCCTTGGGATGCAGTGCTTTGGGTGGG ACCATCAAGAGTGCTTTGAAACATGCCTGTGAGATACTTACAGAGGACCATGAAGGTGGTGCAGCCCAGATTCCTTTCGACACATTTCGGAGTCTGTACACATACCTTGCCCATCTGGATGGAGAAATTCCTAAAGAACAGACTGACAGCTTCCTGCTCAGTCTACAGGAGATTGC AGAACACCATGGTGGAATGGTGCAACCTTCACATTTTACAGGCCTCTGCAGCATGTAG